Proteins found in one Triticum aestivum cultivar Chinese Spring chromosome 4D, IWGSC CS RefSeq v2.1, whole genome shotgun sequence genomic segment:
- the LOC123098151 gene encoding glucan endo-1,3-beta-glucosidase 7: protein MGGRRWQLDAAAVIFRLLLLHGAFLFQLATSQSFIGVNYGTIADNLPPAASTASLLTSTSIGKLRLYEPQPDLVAALAGSNISILLGVPNSDVPSLAASPAAAASWAAANIPTTVSVSAISVGNELLNSGDPTLAPQLLPAMQNLLAALPAGSTTKVSTVHSMAVLAASDPPSSGAFHPDLAGSLDPVLDFLRQNGSPFMINPYPYFAYASDTRDETLAFCLFQPNPGRVDAASGLTYMNMFDAQLDAVRAALDGKGYAGVDIVIAETGWPYRGDADEAGATPDNARAYNGNLVAHLRSQVGTPRTPGRSVDTYLFALYDEDLKPGPVSERSFGLYQADLTANYDIGLAKGSASPSTSGQIGITAAPAQGAPQATRGATPAGYCVTTGSVPGGTQQVQQQSSSCYVPGTAASPRADAGVPLLVLFGVLLGLAMVAESR, encoded by the exons ATGGGGGGCAGAAGGTGGCAGCTGGATGCTGCCGCTGTGATCTTCAGGCTCCTACTTCTACACGGCGCCTTCCTCTTCCAGTTGGCAA CGTCGCAGTCGTTCATCGGAGTAAACTACGGGACGATCGCGGACAACCTGCCGCCCGCGGCGTCTACGGCCAGCCTGCTCACGTCGACGTCCATCGGCAAGCTCCGCCTCTACGAGCCCCAACCGGACCTCGTCGCCGCGCTCGCGGGGTCCAACATCTCCATCCTCCTCGGCGTCCCCAACTCCGACGTCCCGAGCCTCGCCGCCTCCCCGGCCGCCGCGGCGTCGTGGGCGGCCGCGAACATCCCGACCACGGTGTCCGTCTCCGCCATCTCCGTCGGCAACGAGCTGCTCAACTCCGGCGACCCCACGCTCGCGCCCCAGCTCCTCCCCGCCATGCAGAACCTCCTGGCCGCGCTCCCCGCCGGCTCGACCACCAAGGTTTCCACGGTGCACTCGATGGCGGTGCTGGCGGCGTCGGACCCGCCGTCCTCCGGCGCGTTCCACCCGGACCTCGCCGGGAGCCTGGACCCGGTGCTGGACTTCCTGCGGCAGAACGGCTCGCCGTTCATGATCAACCCGTACCCGTACTTCGCGTACGCGTCCGACACGCGGGACGAGACGCTGGCCTTCTGCCTGTTCCAGCCCAACCCGGGCCGCGTGGACGCCGCGTCGGGGCTGACCTACATGAACATGTTCGACGCGCAGCTCGACGCCGTCCGGGCGGCGCTGGACGGCAAGGGGTACGCGGGCGTGGACATCGTCATCGCCGAGACCGGGTGGCCGTACAGGGGGGACGCCGACGAGGCCGGCGCCACGCCAGACAACGCCAGGGCGTACAACGGCAACCTCGTGGCGCACCTCAGGTCGCAGGTGGGCACGCCGCGGACGCCCGGCAGGTCGGTGGACACGTACCTCTTCGCGCTCTACGACGAGGACCTCAAGCCCGGGCCCGTGTCGGAGCGGTCGTTCGGGCTGTACCAGGCCGACCTCACGGCCAACTACGACATCGGGCTCGCCAAAGGCAGCGCCAGCCCCAGCACGTCCGGCCAGATCGGCATCACCGCAGCTCCGGCGCAG GGTGCGCCGCAGGCAACGAGGGGGGCGACGCCGGCGGGGTACTGTGTGACGACGGGCAGCGTGCCGGGGGGCACGCAGCAGGTGCAGCAGCAGAGCAGCTCGTGCTACGTCCCGGGAACAGCAGCATCGCCGAGAGCTGACGCCGGCGTGCCGCTTCTTGTCTTGTTTGGTGTTTTGCTGGGCCTGGCAATGGTGGCCGAAAGTAGATGA